In Stutzerimonas stutzeri, a genomic segment contains:
- a CDS encoding pyridoxal phosphate-dependent aminotransferase, translating to MTSSYSARSRAIEPFHVMALLARANELQALGRDVIHLEIGEPDFTTAAPIVAAGQAALAAGHTRYTAARGLPRLREAIAGFYAERYQLSIDPERVLITPGGSGALLLASSLLVDPGKHWLLADPGYPCNRHFLRLIEGAAQLVPVGADVRYQLTPDLVERYWDRDSVGALVASPANPTGTLLDRDELAGLSAALRARGGHLVVDEIYHGLTYGTDAASVLEVDDEAFVLNSFSKYFGMTGWRLGWLVAPPAAVPELEKLAQNLYISAPTMAQHAALACFEPATLDILEARRAEFGRRRDFLLPALRELGFGIAVEPEGAFYLYADIRAFGGDAYAFCQHMLETEFVAITPGLDFGRHQAGHHVRFAYTQDLPQLEQAVERIARGLQSWVG from the coding sequence ATGACCTCGTCATATAGCGCGCGTAGCCGTGCAATCGAACCCTTTCATGTCATGGCGCTGCTGGCGCGAGCCAACGAGCTGCAGGCGCTGGGCCGTGATGTCATTCACCTGGAAATCGGCGAGCCGGACTTCACCACCGCTGCCCCCATCGTCGCGGCCGGTCAGGCTGCCCTGGCGGCCGGCCATACACGCTACACAGCGGCCCGAGGGCTGCCGCGGCTGCGCGAGGCGATTGCCGGTTTCTATGCCGAGCGCTATCAACTGTCTATTGACCCCGAACGTGTGCTGATTACTCCCGGCGGTTCGGGCGCTTTGTTGCTCGCCAGCAGCCTGCTGGTCGATCCCGGTAAGCACTGGTTGCTGGCCGACCCCGGCTACCCCTGCAACCGGCATTTCCTACGCCTGATCGAAGGCGCTGCACAGTTGGTGCCGGTGGGCGCTGACGTTCGCTACCAACTGACGCCCGATCTGGTCGAGCGCTATTGGGACAGGGATAGCGTGGGTGCGCTGGTCGCCTCGCCGGCCAACCCGACCGGTACGCTGCTCGACCGCGACGAGCTGGCAGGCTTATCCGCCGCGCTGAGGGCACGCGGTGGGCATCTGGTGGTGGACGAGATCTACCATGGCCTCACTTATGGAACCGACGCGGCCAGTGTGCTGGAGGTGGATGACGAGGCTTTCGTGCTTAACAGCTTCTCCAAGTATTTCGGCATGACCGGCTGGCGCCTCGGTTGGCTGGTGGCGCCGCCGGCGGCGGTACCAGAGCTGGAGAAGCTGGCACAGAACCTTTACATCAGCGCACCGACTATGGCTCAGCATGCGGCGCTGGCCTGCTTCGAGCCGGCCACGCTGGACATACTCGAGGCGCGCCGGGCTGAATTCGGTCGTCGCCGCGACTTTCTGCTTCCCGCCCTGCGCGAGCTGGGATTCGGCATTGCGGTGGAACCCGAGGGCGCTTTCTATCTTTACGCCGATATCCGTGCGTTCGGCGGCGACGCCTATGCCTTCTGTCAGCACATGCTGGAAACCGAGTTCGTGGCCATCACCCCGGGGCTCGATTTTGGCCGCCATCAGGCCGGGCATCATGTGCGGTTCGCTTATACCCAGGATCTGCCGCAACTGGAGCAGGCGGTTGAGCGCATCGCCCGTGGCCTGCAGAGCTGGGTTGGCTGA
- the sfsA gene encoding DNA/RNA nuclease SfsA has product MRFSTPLEQGRLVRRYKRFLADIVTDAGEHLCIHCPNTGSMLNCMEEGARVWFQRNSDPKRKLPGTWELVETPQGRLACVNTARANRLVEEALLAGVISELSGFTALKREVAYGAENSRVDFRLDFADGPAFVEVKSVTLGFGGTAVAAFPDAVTTRGARHLRELAALARNGVRAVQLYCVNLSEVEAVRPASEIDSLYADALRDAKAAGVELLAYGVELSPEEIRLARRLPVLL; this is encoded by the coding sequence ATGCGCTTCTCGACGCCTCTCGAGCAGGGCCGGCTGGTGCGACGTTACAAGCGCTTCCTCGCCGATATCGTCACTGATGCCGGCGAACACCTGTGCATTCATTGCCCCAATACCGGCTCGATGCTCAATTGCATGGAAGAGGGCGCGCGGGTCTGGTTTCAGCGCAACAGCGATCCCAAACGCAAATTGCCAGGAACCTGGGAGCTGGTTGAGACGCCGCAAGGCCGCCTGGCTTGCGTCAATACCGCGCGCGCCAATCGCCTGGTCGAGGAGGCGTTGTTGGCCGGTGTGATCAGCGAACTGTCTGGCTTCACTGCGCTCAAGCGCGAGGTGGCCTATGGCGCCGAGAACAGCCGGGTCGACTTTCGGCTGGATTTTGCTGATGGCCCAGCATTCGTCGAAGTGAAAAGCGTGACCCTCGGCTTTGGCGGCACGGCCGTCGCGGCCTTTCCCGATGCGGTGACGACGCGAGGCGCACGCCATCTGCGCGAGCTGGCGGCGCTGGCTCGCAACGGGGTTCGAGCGGTACAGCTGTACTGCGTGAACCTGTCCGAGGTAGAGGCGGTGCGACCGGCCAGCGAAATCGATTCGCTATATGCGGACGCGTTGCGTGATGCCAAGGCGGCAGGTGTCGAGTTGCTGGCGTACGGGGTCGAGCTGTCTCCAGAGGAAATTCGGCTGGCGCGCAGGTTGCCTGTGCTGCTTTGA
- a CDS encoding PQQ-dependent sugar dehydrogenase, whose protein sequence is MPRRTAYLFSTTLTLSLVGCGDTASVPVERGYGPDPALPEPNKSLLPTVNIAKATGWPDGAKPQTAAGLRVEVFAQDLDHPRWLHVLPNGDVLVAESDAPPKPEDGNGIRGWIMKKVMARAGSGGQSANRITLLRDKDGDGTPEQRSVFLEGLNSPFGMALVGDQLYVANTDALVRFPYKEGAIRIDSASEKVVDLPAGPINHHWTKNVIASQDGSRLYVTSGSNSNVAENGMEAEENRAAILEVDPKNKTLRLFASGLRNPNGLDWQPVSGKLWTAVNERDEIGSDLVPDYMTSVQDGGFYGWPYSYYGQHVDERVKPQRPELVAEALVPDYALGAHTASLGLAFYKGSLLPERYRNGAFIGQHGSWNRKPRSGYKVVFVPFKGGEPNGEAEDILTGFVNDKEEAMGRPVGVAVDKTGAVLVADDVGDRIWRVTPGGN, encoded by the coding sequence ATGCCACGCCGCACTGCCTATCTGTTCAGCACCACCCTGACGCTAAGCCTCGTCGGCTGCGGTGATACCGCGAGCGTGCCCGTGGAGCGGGGTTACGGGCCGGATCCCGCACTTCCGGAACCCAACAAGTCGCTACTACCAACCGTCAACATCGCCAAGGCAACCGGCTGGCCTGACGGGGCGAAGCCGCAAACAGCCGCCGGCCTGCGCGTCGAAGTCTTCGCGCAGGACCTCGATCATCCGCGCTGGCTCCACGTTCTGCCCAATGGCGACGTGCTGGTGGCTGAAAGTGACGCCCCGCCCAAACCGGAGGACGGCAACGGCATTCGTGGCTGGATCATGAAAAAGGTCATGGCGCGCGCCGGCTCCGGCGGCCAGAGCGCCAATCGCATCACCCTGCTGCGTGACAAGGACGGCGACGGCACACCGGAACAGCGCTCGGTCTTCCTCGAAGGACTGAATTCCCCGTTCGGTATGGCGTTGGTCGGCGACCAGCTGTACGTCGCCAATACCGATGCCCTGGTGCGCTTTCCTTACAAGGAGGGCGCGATCCGCATCGACAGTGCGAGCGAAAAAGTGGTCGACCTGCCCGCCGGACCGATCAACCATCACTGGACCAAGAACGTGATTGCCAGCCAGGACGGATCGCGCCTGTACGTGACCAGCGGCTCGAACAGCAATGTCGCCGAAAACGGCATGGAAGCCGAAGAAAACCGCGCGGCGATCCTTGAGGTCGACCCGAAGAATAAAACCCTGCGTCTGTTCGCTTCGGGCCTGCGCAATCCCAACGGACTGGACTGGCAACCGGTTAGCGGCAAGCTCTGGACCGCGGTCAACGAACGCGACGAGATCGGCAGCGATCTGGTTCCCGACTACATGACCTCGGTGCAGGACGGTGGATTCTATGGCTGGCCCTACAGCTACTATGGCCAGCACGTCGACGAACGCGTCAAACCGCAGCGGCCCGAGCTGGTGGCCGAAGCCCTGGTGCCGGACTATGCCCTCGGCGCCCATACCGCCTCGCTGGGCTTGGCCTTTTACAAAGGTTCGTTGCTGCCGGAGCGTTATCGCAACGGCGCCTTCATCGGCCAGCATGGTTCCTGGAACCGCAAGCCTCGCAGCGGCTACAAGGTCGTCTTCGTGCCGTTCAAGGGCGGCGAGCCGAACGGTGAAGCCGAGGATATTCTGACCGGCTTCGTCAACGACAAGGAAGAGGCCATGGGCCGCCCAGTGGGTGTGGCCGTCGACAAGACCGGCGCGGTGCTGGTTGCCGACGATGTCGGCGACCGCATCTGGCGAGTGACGCCCGGCGGCAACTGA
- a CDS encoding MgtC/SapB family protein produces MKWWEIVSRTVASEFSDIPDLEHGVRVSVRLLLAALLGGVLGYEREYKGKAAGLRTHMLVALGAALFVLVPLEGGMPLEDLSRVMQGIVTGIGFLGAGTILKGSSQRDVKGLTTAAGIWLTAAIGVAAGLGHEATAVLTTCLAMMIFLLMPRLEQRTAKNAQHDEQKGRDREQNP; encoded by the coding sequence ATGAAATGGTGGGAGATAGTGAGCCGCACCGTTGCATCGGAATTCTCTGACATACCCGACCTGGAGCATGGGGTCAGGGTGTCGGTAAGGCTGCTATTGGCCGCGCTACTGGGTGGCGTGCTTGGCTATGAGCGGGAATACAAGGGCAAGGCCGCCGGCTTGCGAACCCATATGCTGGTGGCCCTGGGCGCGGCTCTGTTCGTGCTGGTACCGCTAGAGGGCGGCATGCCGCTCGAAGATCTGTCGCGCGTGATGCAGGGTATCGTTACCGGGATTGGCTTTCTCGGTGCTGGCACTATTCTCAAGGGCAGTTCCCAGCGGGACGTCAAAGGCCTGACCACCGCAGCCGGAATCTGGTTGACCGCCGCCATTGGTGTTGCCGCCGGACTGGGCCATGAAGCCACGGCCGTGCTTACGACATGCCTCGCCATGATGATCTTTTTGCTGATGCCGCGACTGGAACAGCGCACCGCCAAAAATGCTCAGCATGATGAGCAGAAGGGCCGCGACCGCGAGCAGAACCCCTGA
- a CDS encoding DUF5924 family protein, whose protein sequence is MLLKSWLSSVFDLASRLIRRYPGTVALFGFCSGVASFVLVERQAGLAKVIAAVMLVSWLWLMLENSLRSGLERMFGWKVPRPLLRYVTQMVHQESLFFIIPFFFITTTWNSGQSVFTVILGIAALVSLVDPLYYKWLAPRRWIYLAFHALTLFAVLLTALPIIFHLSTAQSYLYSLSIAVLLALPSLRDLFPEWNWKSLIAVPLLAVAVAFGGWMGRTWVPPATLWLTDVAVTMSMDDASREPGSRLRQLSSSELHANGLYAFTAINAPRGLKERIYHEWEYDGRKVDRIPLEISGGRDAGYRAWTHKRNFPDKATGRWRVRVLTEAGQMIGMLRFEVTE, encoded by the coding sequence ATGCTGCTGAAATCCTGGCTTTCTTCCGTTTTCGATCTGGCCTCGCGCCTGATCCGCCGCTACCCCGGTACCGTTGCACTGTTCGGCTTCTGCTCGGGCGTCGCCAGCTTCGTGCTGGTCGAGCGCCAAGCCGGCCTGGCTAAAGTCATCGCCGCCGTGATGCTGGTCAGCTGGCTCTGGCTGATGCTGGAAAACAGCCTGCGCAGCGGCCTGGAACGCATGTTCGGCTGGAAGGTGCCGCGTCCGCTGTTGCGTTACGTCACGCAGATGGTGCATCAGGAAAGTCTGTTCTTCATCATTCCGTTCTTCTTCATAACGACCACCTGGAACAGCGGCCAGTCCGTCTTTACGGTGATCCTGGGGATCGCAGCGCTGGTTTCTCTGGTCGATCCGCTGTATTACAAATGGTTGGCGCCGCGCCGCTGGATCTATCTAGCGTTCCATGCTTTGACGCTGTTCGCGGTCCTGCTGACGGCGCTGCCCATCATCTTTCACCTGTCCACTGCGCAGAGCTATCTCTACTCGCTGAGCATCGCCGTGCTATTGGCCCTGCCCAGCCTGAGGGACCTGTTTCCCGAGTGGAACTGGAAGAGCCTGATCGCGGTGCCGCTACTGGCGGTCGCCGTCGCGTTTGGCGGATGGATGGGGCGCACCTGGGTACCGCCAGCGACCCTTTGGCTCACGGACGTTGCTGTCACCATGAGCATGGACGATGCCTCGCGCGAACCGGGCAGCCGCCTGCGTCAGCTGTCCAGCAGCGAGCTGCACGCAAATGGCCTGTACGCCTTTACCGCGATCAATGCGCCGCGCGGGCTAAAAGAGCGCATTTACCACGAATGGGAATATGACGGCCGGAAAGTTGACCGCATCCCGCTGGAGATAAGCGGAGGCCGTGACGCGGGCTATCGCGCCTGGACCCATAAGCGCAACTTTCCCGACAAGGCGACGGGCCGCTGGCGCGTGCGGGTCCTGACCGAAGCCGGGCAGATGATTGGCATGCTGCGCTTCGAGGTCACCGAATGA
- a CDS encoding DUF2726 domain-containing protein, with product MTAFLGLVLVAFVCFALVFYIKQRQFNHPALRMPYQLKRPFLQPSEKQLLALLQQAVGEDYLILVKVRLAEVAEVTAIPRRAPWYQAVNRISAACFDFLLCDRETLEPRCAIEMEQASETNAFLGELCQTINLPLVRLTPETARSYGDVRTAIDQATTAPS from the coding sequence ATGACCGCATTTCTCGGTCTGGTGCTGGTGGCTTTCGTCTGCTTCGCGCTGGTCTTCTATATCAAGCAGCGGCAGTTCAACCATCCCGCACTGCGGATGCCCTATCAACTGAAGCGCCCCTTCCTGCAACCGAGCGAAAAGCAATTGCTGGCACTGTTACAGCAAGCGGTAGGCGAGGATTACCTCATTCTGGTCAAGGTACGGCTCGCCGAGGTAGCTGAGGTGACAGCGATTCCCCGCCGGGCGCCCTGGTACCAGGCGGTCAACCGGATCTCGGCGGCGTGCTTCGATTTTCTCCTGTGTGACCGGGAAACGCTGGAGCCTCGCTGCGCCATCGAGATGGAACAAGCATCCGAAACCAATGCATTCCTCGGCGAGCTTTGCCAGACGATCAATTTGCCACTGGTGCGCCTGACGCCGGAAACGGCACGCTCCTATGGCGATGTACGCACCGCGATAGACCAAGCCACGACAGCCCCGTCATGA
- a CDS encoding TIGR00730 family Rossman fold protein produces the protein MSLQSICVFCGASTGGNPIYRDAAIAMGQTLAASGIRLIYGGGAVGLMGVVADAAMAAGGEVIGIIPQSLKDSEIGHTGLTRLEVVDGMHARKARMAELSDAFIALPGGLGTLEELFEVWTWAQLGYHSKPLGLLDINQFYSKLSHFLDHLVEEGFVKPRFRGMLQRSESPLTLLQLLSDWQPSADNRWHNASAV, from the coding sequence ATGTCTCTGCAATCGATTTGCGTATTCTGCGGTGCCAGCACCGGTGGCAACCCTATCTATCGGGACGCGGCCATTGCGATGGGCCAGACGCTGGCGGCAAGCGGCATCAGGCTGATCTACGGCGGCGGTGCGGTTGGTCTGATGGGCGTGGTGGCAGATGCCGCCATGGCCGCTGGGGGCGAAGTGATCGGCATCATTCCGCAAAGTCTGAAGGACTCCGAGATCGGTCATACCGGGCTGACGCGGCTGGAAGTAGTCGACGGTATGCACGCGCGCAAGGCCCGCATGGCCGAATTATCCGATGCCTTCATTGCGCTGCCGGGCGGGCTCGGCACCCTGGAAGAACTGTTCGAAGTGTGGACCTGGGCACAACTGGGCTATCACAGCAAGCCACTCGGCCTGCTGGACATCAACCAGTTCTATAGCAAGCTCAGTCACTTCCTGGACCACCTCGTCGAGGAAGGTTTCGTGAAGCCGCGGTTCCGCGGCATGCTACAGCGAAGCGAATCCCCCCTGACCCTGTTGCAGTTGTTGAGCGATTGGCAGCCCAGCGCCGACAACCGTTGGCACAACGCTTCGGCGGTATGA
- a CDS encoding SDR family oxidoreductase, whose protein sequence is MSEAIRFEDKVVIVTGAGGGLGRAHALLFARHGAKVVVNDLGGSAQGEGANSSAADRVVEEIRQAGGTAVANHDSVTEGEKVVQHALDAFGRIDVVVNNAGILRDKTFHKMEDADWDLVYRVHVEGAYKVTRAAWPHMREQGYGRVIFTASTSGIYGNFGQSNYGMAKLGLYGLTRTLALEGRKNNILVNAIAPTGGTRMTEGLIPPQVFEQLKPELVSPLVVYLASEQCQETSGLFEVGGGWMGKVRWERSLGAGFDPKAGFDAEDVAANWQQICDFENAAHPADNMEALKEMMANLQKHAG, encoded by the coding sequence ATGAGTGAAGCCATCCGCTTCGAAGACAAAGTGGTAATTGTGACCGGCGCTGGTGGTGGTCTTGGTCGCGCCCATGCGCTGCTGTTCGCCCGCCACGGGGCCAAGGTGGTGGTCAACGATCTCGGCGGCAGTGCTCAGGGCGAGGGTGCCAACAGTTCCGCAGCCGATCGCGTCGTGGAGGAAATTCGCCAGGCCGGCGGCACTGCGGTTGCCAACCACGACTCGGTTACCGAGGGCGAGAAGGTGGTACAGCATGCGCTCGATGCCTTCGGTCGTATCGACGTCGTGGTCAACAACGCCGGCATCCTTCGCGACAAGACCTTTCATAAGATGGAAGACGCCGACTGGGATCTGGTCTACCGCGTGCACGTCGAAGGTGCCTACAAGGTGACCCGCGCCGCGTGGCCGCACATGCGTGAGCAGGGTTATGGTCGGGTGATCTTCACCGCGTCGACATCCGGGATCTACGGCAACTTCGGCCAGTCCAACTACGGCATGGCCAAACTGGGCCTCTATGGCCTGACCCGCACCCTGGCGCTGGAAGGTCGTAAGAACAACATTCTGGTCAATGCCATCGCCCCTACTGGCGGCACGCGCATGACTGAAGGGCTGATCCCGCCGCAGGTCTTCGAACAGCTCAAGCCCGAACTGGTCAGCCCGCTGGTGGTGTATCTGGCCAGCGAACAATGTCAGGAAACGTCCGGCCTGTTCGAAGTGGGCGGCGGCTGGATGGGGAAGGTTCGCTGGGAGCGTAGCTTGGGCGCGGGCTTCGACCCGAAGGCAGGCTTCGATGCCGAAGACGTCGCGGCCAACTGGCAGCAGATCTGCGATTTCGAGAATGCCGCGCATCCAGCCGACAATATGGAAGCGCTGAAGGAAATGATGGCCAACCTGCAGAAGCACGCCGGCTAA
- the dauA gene encoding C4-dicarboxylic acid transporter DauA, which produces MNLPPLFAAWRQALRAGYDAHALRGDVIAGLTVGIIAIPLAMALAIAVGVAPQQGLYTVLIAAPLIALMGGSRFNVSGPTAAFVVILLPITQQFGIGGLLLCTMLAGLILIALGLLRAGKLIAFVPYPVTLGFTAGIGIVIATLQLKDMLGLTIAEQPQHYVEQLIQLVRALPSVQPGDALVAMICLTVLIVWPRLVPKVPGHLVALVVGALAGMALESSNLAVATLGERFSYMVDGVSQPGIPPFLPDFAWPWLLPGADGKPLMLSFELFRQLLAPAFAIAMLGAIESLLCAVVTDGMTGSSHDPNAELLGQGIGNLIAPLFGGITATAAIARSATNVRAGAFSPLAAIIHAGVVLVAILWLAPLFSYLPMAALGALLLMVAWNMSEAPHVLRTLRIAPRSDVLVLLTCLILTVLFDMVLAVGVGLLLAAGLFIKRMSELTDTTSLRSAQNQLLQDLPEHVAAYAIRGPLFFGAAEKALSVLRRFNPEVKIVIVDISGVPTLDMTALAALENVLLDYRKQDVALILCGSNARIRLKLRRAGIHLLEGQLYYVRDLAQARAKALRLLPASAPTSAVS; this is translated from the coding sequence ATGAACCTTCCGCCCCTCTTCGCTGCCTGGCGTCAGGCCCTGCGTGCGGGCTACGACGCCCACGCATTGCGCGGCGACGTCATCGCCGGGCTGACCGTGGGCATCATCGCCATCCCGCTGGCGATGGCACTGGCGATTGCGGTGGGCGTTGCGCCGCAACAGGGTCTGTATACGGTGCTGATTGCCGCGCCGCTGATCGCGCTAATGGGCGGCTCCCGGTTCAACGTGTCCGGGCCGACGGCCGCGTTCGTGGTCATTTTGCTGCCGATCACCCAGCAGTTCGGCATCGGCGGGTTATTGCTCTGCACCATGCTTGCAGGGCTGATCCTGATTGCGCTCGGGTTGCTGCGCGCGGGCAAGCTGATCGCTTTCGTGCCCTATCCGGTCACCCTGGGATTTACCGCGGGCATCGGCATCGTCATCGCGACCTTGCAACTCAAGGACATGCTCGGGCTGACTATTGCCGAGCAACCTCAACACTACGTGGAGCAGCTGATTCAACTGGTTCGCGCACTACCCAGCGTGCAGCCAGGTGACGCGCTTGTGGCCATGATCTGCCTGACAGTGTTGATCGTCTGGCCGCGTCTGGTGCCAAAGGTACCTGGTCATCTGGTGGCGCTAGTCGTAGGCGCGCTTGCTGGAATGGCGCTGGAATCGTCCAATCTGGCCGTGGCCACGCTGGGCGAACGCTTCAGCTACATGGTCGATGGCGTCTCCCAACCCGGCATACCGCCGTTTCTTCCCGATTTCGCTTGGCCCTGGCTATTGCCCGGCGCGGATGGGAAACCGCTGATGCTGAGCTTCGAGCTGTTCCGTCAGTTGTTGGCCCCTGCGTTTGCCATCGCCATGCTGGGCGCTATCGAGTCGTTGCTCTGCGCCGTGGTGACCGACGGCATGACCGGCAGCAGTCATGACCCGAACGCCGAGTTGCTGGGTCAGGGTATCGGCAATCTGATCGCGCCTCTGTTCGGCGGCATCACCGCCACCGCAGCCATTGCCCGCAGCGCCACCAATGTGCGCGCAGGCGCTTTCTCACCGCTGGCGGCGATTATTCATGCGGGCGTGGTACTGGTCGCCATCCTCTGGCTGGCGCCCTTGTTCAGCTATCTGCCGATGGCAGCCCTGGGGGCGCTGCTGCTGATGGTGGCCTGGAACATGAGCGAAGCACCGCACGTACTCAGGACGCTGCGTATCGCACCTCGTAGCGATGTGCTGGTGCTGCTGACGTGCCTGATCCTTACGGTGCTGTTCGACATGGTGCTGGCGGTCGGCGTCGGCCTGCTGCTGGCCGCGGGTTTATTTATCAAGCGCATGAGCGAATTGACCGATACCACCAGCCTGCGATCCGCCCAGAACCAGCTACTGCAGGATCTGCCCGAGCACGTTGCCGCCTATGCGATTCGCGGTCCGTTGTTCTTCGGTGCTGCGGAGAAGGCATTGAGCGTACTGCGGCGCTTCAACCCGGAAGTGAAGATCGTCATCGTCGATATCAGTGGCGTGCCGACGCTGGACATGACGGCCCTGGCGGCGCTGGAGAACGTCCTGCTGGACTATCGGAAACAGGATGTCGCACTGATTCTCTGCGGCAGTAACGCCCGGATAAGGCTCAAGCTGCGTCGCGCCGGCATCCACCTGCTCGAAGGACAGCTGTATTACGTACGCGATCTCGCCCAGGCTCGGGCGAAGGCCTTGCGTCTGCTGCCAGCAAGCGCGCCGACCTCCGCCGTGAGCTGA
- a CDS encoding PA4642 family protein: MRKDKKQVIGEEISDESIRLFLEPEPADETPPSLHKLIKAYRGLRVDDFERFLGFFVEAGYDLSAKDANGSDFVALVADQRQAEPYIELIKAARG; this comes from the coding sequence ATGCGTAAAGACAAGAAACAGGTGATCGGCGAAGAGATCAGCGACGAATCGATCCGGTTGTTTCTCGAGCCGGAGCCGGCTGACGAAACACCGCCCTCGCTGCACAAGCTGATCAAGGCTTATCGAGGTTTGCGAGTCGATGATTTCGAGCGTTTTCTGGGATTCTTTGTCGAAGCCGGATACGACCTGAGCGCGAAAGATGCCAACGGGAGCGATTTCGTTGCGCTGGTTGCTGACCAGCGTCAGGCCGAGCCCTATATCGAACTGATCAAGGCCGCTCGCGGCTGA
- the mqo gene encoding malate dehydrogenase (quinone) — MTQHDSEAVDLVLVGAGIMSATLAVLLKELDPDIKLEIVELQESGAVESSNPWNNAGTGHAGLCELNYTPDNKDGPIDIKKAVTINTQFEVSKQFWAYLTGREGFGSPRDFLNVVPHLSFVRGAKNIDFLKRRFDALKTHHAFENMVYTEDRATMEEWMPLMMPGRPVDEPIAATRALNGTDVNFGELTRQMLEYLAAKPGVKMSYFQKVTGLERNGKGWRVEIKNTRDGSSRELDTGFVFLGAGGGALPLLQMSDIEEGKGYGGFPVSGQWLRCDNPEIVKQHQAKVYSLAAVGAPPMSVPHLDTRVVDGNKSLLFGPYAGFTTKFLKYGSPLDLPLSIRPSNIKPMLAVARDNMDLTRYLIKEVRQSMEDRLDTLRGFYPEAKAEDWRLEVAGQRVQIIKKDPKKGGILQFGTELVAARDGSIAALLGASPGASVTVSIMLDLIDRCFPEQAKSEAWSRKLGEIFPAREKVLETDAVAYREVAAMVDKRLGLAD; from the coding sequence ATGACGCAACACGATAGCGAAGCCGTGGATTTGGTACTGGTGGGAGCCGGTATCATGAGTGCGACTCTGGCAGTACTGCTCAAGGAACTCGATCCCGACATCAAGCTGGAAATCGTCGAACTGCAGGAGTCCGGGGCCGTCGAGAGCTCGAATCCCTGGAACAACGCCGGCACTGGCCACGCTGGGCTGTGTGAGTTGAACTACACACCGGACAATAAAGACGGCCCGATCGATATCAAGAAAGCCGTCACCATCAATACCCAGTTCGAGGTTTCCAAGCAGTTCTGGGCCTACCTGACGGGTCGTGAAGGTTTCGGCAGCCCCCGTGACTTCCTCAACGTCGTGCCGCATCTGAGCTTCGTCCGCGGTGCCAAGAACATCGACTTCCTTAAGCGCCGCTTCGACGCGCTGAAAACCCATCATGCCTTCGAAAACATGGTCTACACCGAAGACCGTGCCACGATGGAAGAGTGGATGCCGTTGATGATGCCGGGCCGTCCGGTCGACGAGCCGATTGCTGCGACCCGCGCGCTGAACGGCACTGACGTCAACTTCGGTGAACTGACTCGGCAGATGCTGGAATATCTCGCGGCCAAGCCGGGCGTGAAGATGTCCTATTTCCAAAAAGTCACCGGCCTCGAGCGCAACGGCAAGGGCTGGCGCGTGGAAATCAAGAACACGCGTGACGGTAGCAGCCGTGAGCTGGATACCGGCTTCGTCTTTCTCGGCGCGGGTGGCGGAGCGCTGCCGCTGCTGCAGATGTCCGATATCGAAGAAGGCAAAGGCTACGGCGGATTTCCGGTCAGCGGCCAATGGCTGCGCTGCGACAATCCGGAAATCGTCAAGCAACATCAGGCAAAGGTCTACAGCCTGGCGGCCGTGGGTGCGCCACCGATGTCCGTTCCGCATCTGGATACGCGCGTCGTGGACGGCAACAAATCGCTGCTGTTCGGACCCTATGCCGGCTTCACCACCAAATTCCTCAAGTATGGGTCGCCGCTCGACCTGCCGTTGTCGATCCGCCCGAGCAATATCAAGCCGATGCTGGCCGTCGCGCGCGACAACATGGACCTGACTCGCTACCTGATCAAGGAGGTCCGGCAATCCATGGAGGACCGCCTGGACACGCTGCGTGGTTTCTACCCGGAAGCCAAGGCCGAAGATTGGCGTCTGGAGGTGGCGGGTCAGCGCGTGCAGATCATTAAGAAGGATCCCAAAAAAGGCGGCATCCTGCAGTTCGGCACCGAGCTGGTAGCGGCGCGGGACGGCTCCATCGCTGCCCTGCTAGGGGCCTCTCCGGGCGCTTCGGTCACCGTATCGATCATGCTCGACCTGATCGATCGATGCTTCCCGGAACAGGCGAAAAGCGAAGCCTGGAGTCGCAAACTTGGCGAAATCTTCCCGGCCCGCGAAAAAGTTCTGGAAACAGACGCGGTGGCATACCGTGAAGTTGCTGCCATGGTCGATAAGCGTCTGGGCCTGGCTGACTGA